In Planococcus versutus, the DNA window GGCGCCCCATTGATGAAGTGCTAATGGAGCAGCTGGCAGCACAGCTTCCGGAAGATCTCATGAATGAAGCCTGGGAAATTATCGACCAGTTGAAAAGAGGCGAGCAAGTGGCGACGGTCAGCCCCCACTTGCAAAGTATTTTCCGTCCATCAGTCCAGCCCTATTTGATTTCCTGGCTGGCATATCATCCTCAAGAAGAAGTGGCGGCACTTAACATGCCGGTTCTGATTATTGGGGGCATGGCTGATTCGCAAGTGCCGGCATCCGATGCTGAAAGTTTACATGCAGCGCATCCAAAATCTCAACTCTTGATTATTGACGACATGAACCATGTGCTGAAAATGGTATTGGATAAAAGCGAAAATGAGGCAGCTTACAGTAATCCTGATTTACCGCTGGCGGATGGATTGATGGAAGGGATTGTTGAATTTTTGATTGATTGACCAAAACGTTTGGAAAGGGGTGTTCCATTGGCTAGTCAGCATGATTTTACACAAGGGCCGATTGCCCGGCAGCTGTTCTATTTCTCAGGGCCGATCATTTTGGCGAACCTCTTACAGGTTTCCTATCAGCTGATCGACAGCTTGTGGATCGGTAATCTGATCGGAGCCAATGCACTCGCGGCTGTCAGTTTATCGGGGACGGTGCTGTTTACGGTCCTGTCGTTTGTCATCGGCTTGAATAATGCGGCGCTGACCATCTTGTCCCAGCAAAAAGGGCGGGATAGCGGAGAAGGGCTTCGCCATTATTTGAACGCATTCGTTGTCCTGCTTGCAGGGATGTCGATTGGTCTTGGTATGATCGGTTTTATCTTCGCTGAACCATTGCTCCGGCTTATAGGAACGCCGGAGGAGATTATGCCCATGGCTGTCGCTTACTTGAAGATCAACTTTATCGGCATGCTGTTCTTGTTTGGCTACAATTTCATCGGCACCGCACTCCGATCAGTCGGCGATTCCAAGTCTCCGCTTTATTTTGTGGCGATTGCGGTTGGCTTGAATACAGTGATGGATCCGCTTTTCATCTCCGTCTTTAACTGGGGCGTCGAAGGGGCGGCTTATGCAACCATCATTTCGCAAGGCGCCGCATTTTTTATCGGTTTCTTCTACATACGTCGTAAACGGATTCTTCCATTCACGCGTCCGACAGTACCTGCAAAACGCGAGGTGCTTGATATTCTGAGACTGGGCATACCCGCAGGACTTCAGATGAGCGTCATTTCTGCCGGGATACTCGCCATCATGAGTGTCGTCGCTTCGTTTGGTCCCGCAGTGGTTGCCGGATACGGTGCGGCACAGAGACTCGACAGCCTGATTATGTTGCCGGCGCAGGCACTCGGCACGGCCATCAACTCGATGGCCGGACAAAATATCGGAGCGGGGCAATGGGACCGTGTGGCGCTTGTGACGCGCTATGGTTTTTTCTATAACCTGGCCATTATGTTCGTCATTGCAGCCATCCTTTACATCTTTGCTGAACCCGCTGTCCGGCTGTTCCTAAAAGAAGAAGAAGCCGTGGAATTCGGCACCCAGTATTTACGAGGCGTCGCATTCTTTTATCCATTCCTTGGCATTAATTTCATCTTGAACGGCACCGTCCGGGCAGCTGGCGCCATGTTCCAAGTGCTGATTTTGAATATCCTGTCCTTTTGGGTGCTTCGCTACCCGCTCACTTATTTATTCGCAGAATGGTACGGACAGAGTGGCATCGCGCTCGGTATAGGTGTTTCTTTCGTTATCTCCAGCAGCTTCGCGTTCCTGTATTACCGTTACGGGAAATGGCGAGAAATCAAGGCGATTAGTGAGAAATGAGAATGAACTCTATTACATTTTATATTTTATAAATTGCCACATCCGCTAGATGAACTTTGCGGGTGTGGTTTTTTCATATTACTCATCTGTATAAATTTTGTGGAAATAGTGCGCTACACAGGGGTGATCTGGGAGCTTTGAATTGAGATGAGGGAAACGGTGACAAAAACAGTTTTTTATTTACACGCTTAATCATTTTGTCCTCTATTAAGCATGCGCTTTTCGAATAAGAAGTGTAAGAACGAAGTATAGCATGCGAAAAGTAGATGAGTTAGTTTAAATTAACTCTTCGATCTTAAAATACTAAATATTCACACTTTTTTAATCTTTTGACTGGTAATCGAACGTAAGTTCTGGTATATTAAGTGCATACCACTATGGAATGAGGTGTATTTCGATGGTGCTTGCGATTAAAGAAGTGAACGGATTTGAAAAAGGGCAGAAATATACGAGGGATCTTAAGCTTTTGTCGTGCTTTAAAAACGACGAACACCGCATAGTCGCTTTGGTGGATAAAGATGGCAATGTTCTTTATTGGACAACCACCAAAAATTCACCGGAATATCAAAACTTCCGTATAAAAGCTACCTATACATTTAAAGTGAGCTATATTTCTACAGTATTTGACCCTTCTACTCCTAAAGTTGTGATTGCCGAATTGAATGACCTAACAACTGAGAACGGCATGTATGGTGTGGCAGAGCAATATAAATTAAATGCTTAATATATATAATTGTAAAAAGAACCTTGGCAGTTTTAAGGTTCTTTTTGTTTAGCAATATAATTGTGTCGCTCCCTGGGAAGAGAAAATGAAAATTAGTTATAATTAACGCAGGGGGGAATTCTCATGAACTTACGCAATTTGAACACCTATGTACCGACAGTGCTTTACAAGCGCGGCTTAGATTATTTTGAGCGAGATTTTGTGGAGCAACTGGCGGAAGATGCGCCGAATCGCTGGCATGCGTTTGTGGCGGGTACCCATGATTATGAGGTGATAGTCAAGCTATCGGGGGAGAGTCCGTGGCGTGGACTTCTTGTACGTGTCCGTTTGAATCGGATTCGCTGTGCAAGCATGAAGTGGCCGTATGTCTGGCGATTCGTGAAGTTAAAAAAGAAAACAGTTCGGCGAGCGTAGATGTGCTGGCGCAATTAAAAACACTGAAAAAAGCAGAGCTACTAGACATTTTAGAAGAGTTGTTAAAGAAACAGCCAACAGTAAATCTTTACTTAACGGAGAAATTTTCGAATGCGGACGGTATGGATGAACAAACTGCGCGCAGACTTATCCAGAAATCGGCTAACCACGCAAGTCGTAGTGGGTTTATCGAATGGGACCGGGCAAGTCTGGCGATTGAAGGGGCAGAAGAAGTTCAAGAATATGTAGATGGCTTGCAGATAGAACAAGATGCTGAGAAAATAATCTGCCTCAGTTTGATTGTCATTGAGGAATGTAGGGACATGTTGTTAAGGGCAGATGACTCAGCTGGCGAGATTAGTTCGACAGTTTATGAAAGCCTTGAGAAGATTAACGAAACATTGGCAAACTGGCCGGTAGAGCTCGACGAATCTATTGTGGCTGGTATGCTCAATTTACTTTATCCGCATATTCTTTTAAATTTAGAA includes these proteins:
- a CDS encoding MATE family efflux transporter, which codes for MASQHDFTQGPIARQLFYFSGPIILANLLQVSYQLIDSLWIGNLIGANALAAVSLSGTVLFTVLSFVIGLNNAALTILSQQKGRDSGEGLRHYLNAFVVLLAGMSIGLGMIGFIFAEPLLRLIGTPEEIMPMAVAYLKINFIGMLFLFGYNFIGTALRSVGDSKSPLYFVAIAVGLNTVMDPLFISVFNWGVEGAAYATIISQGAAFFIGFFYIRRKRILPFTRPTVPAKREVLDILRLGIPAGLQMSVISAGILAIMSVVASFGPAVVAGYGAAQRLDSLIMLPAQALGTAINSMAGQNIGAGQWDRVALVTRYGFFYNLAIMFVIAAILYIFAEPAVRLFLKEEEAVEFGTQYLRGVAFFYPFLGINFILNGTVRAAGAMFQVLILNILSFWVLRYPLTYLFAEWYGQSGIALGIGVSFVISSSFAFLYYRYGKWREIKAISEK